GGGGCGCAACGTGCAGGGCGTGGTGCTCAACAAGGGCCCCGCGCGCACCCACGGCGCGGGCCTGCCTCTCGGGCTCTCGCTCATCGTGCAGCTCTCCGGCGGCACCAAGCACGCTCTGCCGCCCTACGGCCGCACCGTGGTCTGCTCCGTGGGCGAGGCCCTGCGCCTGGGCGCGGACGCCGTGAGCCTGCAGATCAACGTGGGCAACGACCTTGAGGACAGAATGCTGGCCGACTTCGGGGCCATGGCCGACGAGGCCCACCTGGCTGGCCTGCCCGTGCTGGCCATCATCCAGCCGCGCGGCGGGCACATCGTCAACGAGCTGGACGCCAGCCTCATCTCCCACTGCATCCGCCTGGGCTCGGAGCTTGGCGCGGACATCGTGGGCGTGCCCTATTCGGGCGACCCGGAGAGCTTCTCCAACGCGGTGGCCTCCTCCGACGCCCCCGTGGTGGTCACCGGCGGGCCGGGGCGAGGCGAGTTCTCACGCTTCCTGGCGGACATCGCCGAGGCCCTCGACTGCGGCGCGGCCGGGCTGTGCGCCGGGCGCAACATCTTCCAGAACGACGACCAGGGCGCGGCCCTGGATCAGGTGGCCGCCCTGGTGCACCAGCGCCCCGAAACGGCCCCCGCCGCCGAGCCTGAAGGCGAGCAGGGCTAACCGCGAAGCCGCGAGGGGTTCCAAGGGGCGAAGCCCCTTGGCCACCGGAGGCCTCCCGTTTGTCTAGGCTCCAGGCGAGGCATCTCCAGGGCCGAACTGCCCGCTGTATTTGAAGAACATCAGCCAGTTCGGCCCTGGAGAGGCCACGCCTGGACCCGCTA
This genomic stretch from Fundidesulfovibrio soli harbors:
- a CDS encoding class I fructose-bisphosphate aldolase, whose amino-acid sequence is MPRTRLRQSARSGPAERRRFHFHSIPKDIRMIGIYRRLGRLFDPVSGRALILPLDHGVGEGMIPGLEAVGKLTEMVRGRNVQGVVLNKGPARTHGAGLPLGLSLIVQLSGGTKHALPPYGRTVVCSVGEALRLGADAVSLQINVGNDLEDRMLADFGAMADEAHLAGLPVLAIIQPRGGHIVNELDASLISHCIRLGSELGADIVGVPYSGDPESFSNAVASSDAPVVVTGGPGRGEFSRFLADIAEALDCGAAGLCAGRNIFQNDDQGAALDQVAALVHQRPETAPAAEPEGEQG